The window TGGCCGCCCCGTCCATTTCGAGAACCCTACTCAAGCGCTCAGGGCAGGCCTATCGACAGTGTTCCAGGAACTGACTTTACTGCCAAACCTGAGGATTGCCGAGAACATGCTTCTTGGCCGCGAGCCAGGCCAGTACGGATGGCTCGGCCGCGGGGAGATGGTGGCCAGCGCTCGCAACGTGCTTCGCCAGATCGGCATCGATCTCGATGTCGAGCGGCCCTGCGGGACACTGACGATCGGCGAGCAACAACTCATTGAGATCGCCAAAGGTGTTTCGATCGACGCTGCTGTCTTTATCTTCGACGAGCCGACCGCGGCCCTGAGCAGGGCCGAAGTCGACAAGCTGGAGTCGTTGCTGAGGACCCTGCGCGACAAGGGGAAGTCGCTGTTCTACATCAGCCACCGCGTCGAGGAGATATTCCGCTTTTGTGACACAGTGACCGTCCTAAAAGACGGCAGATGCGTGACGACAGAAACCACGAATAACCTCG is drawn from Nitrobacteraceae bacterium AZCC 2146 and contains these coding sequences:
- a CDS encoding hypothetical protein (product_source=Hypo-rule applied), which gives rise to MADVEQRLPLVAQGPQQRLQLVDFGPAQGRGRLVEDKDSSVDRNTFGDLNELLLADRQCPAGPLDIEIDADLAKHVASAGHHLPAAEPSVLAWLAAKKHVLGNPQVWQ